GTTTGAAGGTGATCGTAAAGTAGGTAGActtacaaatatttttgcaaagtGAATATAGGTTCAATTGTGACCTCAAGCCCTACTATTACAGTACCTAGACATGTCCCTCGGATATTTTGATTACCTAGAGATAACGCAAACATCGTTGCTAAGATATTTAACTAGATAAATTGTTCCTTCATAATCCGACTTTAACATGGTggttaacataataataataataataataataataataataataattaattattattattattattattagtcgTTGATACCACGCCTTTTGATACAAGAGCCTGCATTTATCTCTTAATAAGGCCAATTTATATATAAAGTAAAGCCTCCTTGTGGCAGCGGGGTTAATCATTGATTCCTTCCCTAATATATGgagtaattaaaataaaaaattgtatACATAAAAGGGGGAACAAAAAACCGAATCTCCTCAAAAGCTATATATGAGTTGAACATGTTCAACTCCGTAAGTTTGGATGTATATGCATGTCATTGCAAATATCTTAAGCCAATTAGAAACCTGAATGTATACACTACGTTCTTGCCAAACACTCATGACAGCACTTAATTAATTTGCCGAATTCTTGTTCTTTGTTTTTCCTTTGCAGTTTTTTTCACTATAAATAGCATCGCATATGGGCAAAGTTTTTCCAAGTctcttttaaaatatatatcCACCTAAGAACTTCACTAAATTATAGTAACAATGACATTGTTAAGTGTTCAAGAATTGGCTTTCCTTTTTGGCCTCTTAGGTACGTTAATGCACCTTAATTAGTTTAGTCACTACCATTTTCAACTTCTGATCTCTAATTAAACTTTATTGCttatggtttctatatttctacAGGTAATATTGTGTCATTTATGGTGTTCTTAGCACCAATGTAAGGCAACTCTTCTTCATCTCTCTccttgttttgttttttgaagaATTTTATGGATATTTACATTgctctttttttgttgttttccagTCCAACtttttacaaaatatacaaaaaaggATCATCAGACGGGTTTCAAGCGATACCATATGTCGTTGCATTTTTCAGTGCAGGACTATTACTATACTATGGTTATCTCATAAAAAATGCCATCCTCATCGTCACCATTAATGCCTTTGGATGTGTTATTGAAGTAGCTTACCTATTCTTGTTTCTCTTTTATGCTTCCAAAAAGACCAAGGTATAAACTCAGCTCTCCCATCTTGCTCCATCTAGTTTCATCTTATATATCTTAGTTTTACTGAGCACGTATTTTAAGAATGTGAAGAAAACTTTGAATCTTGTGTTTTTTATAACATACCAAAAATACCCGTTAAGTCTTGTGATTTTGATATGTGGAGTGTAATTAAAGGTAAAATTAAAGAGTTAGAATTAAAACTTACTAAATATagaaagatatattttttttaaaccaaaaaaaaaaaaatagcacacataaattgaaacggtaGAAGCAGCTTATATACACTAACAGTTAATAGTActgtaagaaaaaaaaagaagcttgTATAATATTTACTTCCTTTTCCATTgactttatcttcttttttttaattcatcttCCTGAAAATCATTTAAAACTCGTGTATTTGGGTTAAATTTACAGGTCACAACAGTGTGGCTGATGCTCTTGGACGTGGGAGCCTTAGGAATAGTGATGTTACTTTCTTATCTATTTGCAAAAGGCGCCAAAAGAGTAGAAATAGTTGGATGGATTTGTGCTATCGTCAATATTGCTGTCTTTGCCGCTCCTTTAAGCATAATGGTATAGTATAAATTTCATTCTCAAATTGAACTATTATGTCATCTTTGTTCTTTTCTCTTCTATTGATGAATTAATTACTTCTTGATTCTCAATATTTGTGTTGCAGAGGCAAGTAATAAAAACGAAGAGTGTAGAGTTCATGCCCTTTACTTTATCAATATTCCTCACTCTCTGTGCCACGATGTGGTTCTTCTATGGATATTTCAAAAAGGACTATTACATTGCAGTGAGTGAACAATAACATCATATTCTTCTTTCTCcatattttttctcttttggaTTTTAAGTTAGTTATATATACTAATAATGTATTCACCTATTTCCTCCATTCTAAAAAGATTGTCTTAATTTGACTTGACACAAACTTTAATAAATAAGAGAAACTTTTGAGATACATGATCTTAAATAAGCCATAATATTTGTGCCgctaaattatttttgaaatttgtggtttgAAACCTATCATATCacttgtgtggctataaatcctTCTTGTTAAGGAAATATTGAAAAATATCAATCTTTTTTAAATAGACTAATAAAAAAATAGtcccaatctttttgaaagagggagagtataattttattataatttctGTTCCTATATATTAATTCGGGATATTGGTGCAGTTTCCAAACGTGCTGGGATTTGTGCTTGGAATTGTTCAAATGATACTATATATTGTATACAAATATGCGAAGAGCAGGCCGTATAAGGGAGAATGGGAGCTTGAAGGAGTTGACATTGgtgattttgaaaacaaattcGTTAGCTCAACGAAGAAGCCTTCTTTGGAGAATGGGCATCAAAGTAACCAAGAAAACAATAGGGATATGACGAGCGTTTAGACTTTGAAGTAAAGCGGCGTGAGTCGGACCAATATATTTCCAATATTGAAACATACTATTAATTAAAACGTTATTTTATGTTTCTGTCTAAATTCTAAAGTGGTCTTGTCCCATTGGGCATCTATTCACTCTTTTAAATGTTAATGTATGGGTGGGGATCAACCTATTAATCATGTACCATACTATAtttgcttttaataaaaataaagaaattaagtatTTCCCTTATGGTTCAGCTTAATACAATCTTTTAATTTGTATGGTTAAGGTTGTAAATGTTCGATTAACTCGGTATCAACGGCCAAAATTGTGACTGTTGTTTCGTTGAGGAAAAAGTGGTGGCTGGTTACTATAATTGTACATCCAACGTTCAGTATCGGTGAAATTACTGACGGAGAAGgtgaaagataaaaaaaaaagaaaaagaaagaaagaggtgCTCCAATGATAATGGcggaaataaaaagaagaaaaggaaaaagagaaagaggaaaaaaatagaaaagcataaataaaaatataaaaagtagaAACGAAAAACGGTTAGGATTAGACTAAACACAGCTAATTAAGTGTAATCAGATGTAACATCCAGTGGGAAAATGACAACTATACATATCAGTGTGTTTCCAACATTTTTTTTTCGTTTCTCACACGCTTTAATAAGGTGAAATCAAATTCTTTTGCATAGGTCACTTTAATAGGATTTACTGTATTAGTTCCATTGCATGAAACTAAGCTTAGAGGTATTAGGTAACCCATAAAATTGAGGTGTATAAATAATGTTTAGGACAAATTAAGGGGCAATTACTTATGTATTCCAAATTTCTTTTTTCTCGTAATGTGCAGCTACAACTACAAGTCCTCCTCAACAAGTGTTTGCTTTTGATAGTTTGGTGGGGTGTCTGCCTTTCTGGATAAGCATTGTGGATTAGATCAATTATCCATATTTTTATTAATACACTCCTAATTAATATTCTGCAATGTCTATTTTCTCTTTCCTTGATTGGTCATACCTTAGAATACTTGTTTATATCCCTTGTTTACACCAAACTTTATTACTTTATTATAGTTAAGTGATAAATTAAATAAATCAACTGTAGCCTTCTGTCTCAATTTGTGTGACTGTTTGACACGACACAAAGTTTAAGAGAATAAGAaaaacttttcaaattttttaaaacaaatcataGATACTTGTGTGGTTGTAAATCAATTCATTTAGGATaaaaatagaaattctaaagataaattatttctaaataataaaaactaaaaagaaaagagtgccacataaattgagataaagagaatattatttaaaattatatataaacatcatttattataatttattattaGAACTCCATATGGTTGTCCAACGGAACGGGACGGTACAAAATAAACGGGACGAGACGACATTTAGCCGGGATGGTGGCGGGACGGGACGAAatgggacgggacaaacgggacgaaacgataggcccatcccgtcccgctaacaaacgagATGGGACGGGACAGACGGTAgacccatcccgtcccgctaacaaacgagATGGGACGGAACGAGACGGGACgggttcgcgggccttaagtgccgtttttaaaaaaatattatttaagcattgagtttgGCAATGACTATtcttttgacaatgactaagtttttaaagtttgcaacagctagttttttgacttatttaataaacttaaaaattaaacgaaaattaggaaactaagtaaagaattataaaatattaaaataaaagacttgtaatgaaatattctagtaattataaatttataatagagttataatttatttaatataatttcaagccattaagtaactaagtaagagtgtaagacaattcataaaaataattcaacgcttagagccttttattttattaatagaactttcaaatctcacatacaaatataattcttttgaagagcacctaatctatgCAACCACCTTCTATGAAtggttctgtttgaactaggcctcttagtagccgatcgcaaattatcatactaatatttgtaagctcctatataacttcgttataacttatctataatttctctcggacattgttctggaattggcaatgttgattgatgttccatgagttccatgtCGTCATAgctcccagtgctaagtatctcattgtattcttcttcttccctagtttcaccacctgttgtttccatagatttatatttatcaaatattgatttaacataagaatatatgttagcttggcagtcttcgagagatgaTTGTTCatttcttgaattgctaaattctcataaattttacgaacaagtccatTTGCACttcttaattttaaagatagGTTAAGtttagtagaaattaaataaacttggggaatagggggaaaatacttttaaaattttacaatcatttcattaatggtcggtgcataagttggattaaTTTTGCAATTATTTCATTAAGCTAGTTGTTGCAGTTGTGTTAGCACTTAGTAAaagcattatctaaggtgatagttaaaactttatcaatGAGTCCATAAAAATTAACAATTTGTAGAATGatagttgcaatatatgctctagtgtgttttgaatcaacaaatctataaccaataatacgtttttgcatgttCAAGTGATGATTaacccaatgacatgtaacagttaaataatcacaaccattaggactacgacctatatcagatgtgatagacactttacaatctaagtgaaaaaatacacaatgaatatactgaagatattcgatttgaaatttaaaaacatcatttctaaccgtggtcttaggaaaaccttgaaaaataggattataagtttcttgtatataatgcacaaaaaaAAATAGGACGTGGGATAGGCGGGACGGGACAtgacgggatgggacgggacaaacgggacgaaatggccaTACCTTCCCATCTTGTGTCCCATTTAACATGGGCCCATCCCGTTTAGAATTAAGTGGGACGGAATGAAACAGGACGGGACGGAACACGACGCGGGACGGGACCGGGACCGGAATGGGACGGGACGGCCCGTCCCGTTGGATAGCCTTAGATGTAAACATCCAATAATAATAGGTATTCTCCGATCCGTCCATCACATGCacctctatttttctttcttccttgcTGTATGCGAGCCTATTAGTAAAcatccaataatatatatatatatatattctatcaCTTAGTTATGATAATATCTTTTTTTAATTATATGACGAATATTGATTCTAAAAATTAATGAATAAAATATTGATGCATGCTTATAATCTCACACATCACACACATATTGGTATACAtttgtcttttatatactgataTTACTATGGAAATTGTAAATTATTAATTCACTTAAAAAATAACTAtatttaaatattcaaaaaaaaaattaataacatgaaaaataaattaCCTTGTAACAACATGTTAATTACAccaataaattaaaaaatttcacAGTAAGTATATGTAATTTAAATCATACTAGAGTCATGCTTTGACACGTCGGCCATGTATATCATCTACTATACCAAATCTAAATATCTTTTATCATATGTTATATATTAGGAGCCATTTATATTCTCTTCGTTAGCAACTATGTCTCGTATTTATCCTTCATTCTAATGGAGGTCCAACCTAAAGTATAATGAAATAAATTCTTAGATCGTCATAAAAAACAGAAAGTTACGTTTGGATTTGTTTGGAATATTAATTTTGACACGTGAAATTCGCCTAGTTCACATTGAAATTAAAGTCAATGATAAATACAAGACAATTAACTAAGATTAAGATATTTCTAGTAGAGATCTAAATTTAAACTTTTttcctaaaacaaaataaataaaacaaaatggTTGTGAATTGATCTAGCTGCTTTGGCATTCGGATCATTAGCTTATTTCAGGTATATAAGTTTGAATCTCGTTCTTCACTTCACTTCACTACACTACACTTCTTCGACAGTTGGATAAGTAAGTCCACGTTACGCCATCCATAGAATTGCATTTTCAATCAAAAATCTCAATCTTTAATTTGAAGGAATGGAAGAGAAGGGGCAACATTAAATACCAAAACAAAGACAAAAATTGAATATCAATATAATCCGGCATGGGACAGGCCGAATTTTAAAGGCATGGGACATGCCGAGCAATTTCGGCGTGAATATGGCACTCCTTAGTCCAAACTACCGTTCCAAGACCAACTATATAATGAAGAAAACCAAAGTCAAGTCCTCGTCAACACTCACATAAAAGCAAATTCACATTCATCCCAAGTCCTAAGAGAGTcaaaaagagaaaacaagaaaaatggCAACTTCCGCTTTAGGACAGTGCAATCTTCTACCTCGTACAAAACCCACACAACTGCAGTCTCCTCGTCACCCTTTCTCTTTGTCTTTCCACAGACAAAGCTTAATAACCTCCTCATCACGTGCACTATCAATATTCACCCAACCTGAAGGTTTCGGTTCTGTAATTGATCAGAAACGTTGTCGGGAGGAATATCAAAACCGGTTTCAAACATGTGCTGTTCGTGAGTTGACCGGTTCTGTTACCTCTACTCAAGGCCATCGCTTTGCTATTGTGGTTGCACGTTTCAATGATCTAATCACAAAGAAACTTTTGGAGGGAGCGTTGCGCACTTTCAAGAGTTATAACTCAGAAGATGTCGATGTTGTGTGGGTTCCTGGCTGTTTTGAAATAGGCTTGGCCGCACAGCAGCTTGGAAAGTCCCGGAAATATCAAGGGATACTGTGTATTGGGGCAGTAATAAGAGGTGATACGTCTCACTATGATGCGGTCGTTAATGCAACCACATCAGGAGTAGTTTCAGCAGGTCTAAATTCGGGTACGCCTTGCATATTTGGTGTATTGACATGTGATACATTGGAGCAGGCTTTCGATCGTGCTGGTGGTAAGTGGGGAAATAAAGGTGCCGAAGCAGCGTTGACAGCAATTGAGATGGCGTCTTTGTTCCTCGAGCCTTTAGAATAGGACGACGCCCTTTTTAATTACTAGCATATATGTATGCTCTtccaataaagaaaaaagaatatcCCTCTCCTCTATTTCTCAAGTGATGTCTAGCTACCCTTTTTGTTGAACATTTATCCGTGCTCCATAAATGTGACGTTACGTTGAACAAACATCTATTTTAACATGTCGTTCCATTAcaattgtttttagttttttccTTTTAGCCCAAGTGCTGAAAATAACTGAGATGAATGAATGAGTCAGGTCGAGGGCAATATTTCTTGAGGTTTTTTTTGTTCATTCATCTCAATCACCAGCGGAATTTGGAAATGCAACCTAAATAGTTTAATATTCACAGAATATTCCGTATCATATTCTGTAGGATTTCTAGCATATATGTATATGCTAGAAAAAGAATATACAACTAATCAACGTCCTTTTTAATTACGAGCCTTTAGAATAGGACAACGCCCTTTTTAATTACTAGCATATATGTATGcttttcaaataaagaaaaagaatattGTTGGGATTCTACCATTGAGGGAGCTTCAGAGAAGGAAATGTCGATATTTTCATTCAACTGTAAAATGGGACTTTTTACAGATATTTATAACTAATCAACTAACTAATTTTGTTATAACTATGCTAAATAACTAATGTATACCTCTAACTTTTAATATTTACAAACTCCCCTATACTAACTAAGGCTTATATACAGCAtttcaacactccccctcaagctggatgGTGTAAAATGTTTAACACTCCTAGCTTGCCTAATAAGTAGTGATGTTGTCCTGAGCTCAATCCTTTGGTCAGTAAATCTGCTAGTTGATCCTTAGTAGGCACATACTTAGTCTCCAACAATCCTTGTTTGATTTTTCCCCGTATAAAATGACAATCGATCTCGATATGTTTGGTTCTCTCATGGAATATGGGATTTGCTGCAATTTGCATTGTAGCTTTGCTGTCACAACAAAGGGTAACTGGTTTTTTAATGTAATCCCTAACTCATGAAACATCCCAGTTAGCCAAACAATCTCAGCAAATGCAGAAGCCATGCTtctgtattctgcttctgcactgcTTCTAGATACTATATGCTGTTTTTTTGATTTCCATGAAACGAAAGAGTTCCACTGACTGACCTCCTAGTGGTAGGACAGGCAGCCCAATCTGAATCACAAAATCCTACCAGTGTGTCTGTAGATTCCATGTGCATAAGAACTCTCATGCCAGGTGCTGCCTTGAGATATCTAACCACTCTAATAGCTACATCCATGTGGGATTTCTTTGGGGCTTGCATAAATTGGCTAAGATTCTATACTGCATAGCTTATATCTAGCCGAGTGACTATCAGATATAAAAGCTTTCCTATGAGCTTTTGATATCATGTAATGTCAACCATAAGATCATCTTCCTGCACTCCAGCTCCTTTATCATACTCCACTGAAGTTAACTTCTGATTTATCTCCAATGGTATGACTGCAGGCTTTTCTCCACTCAGTCCTAACTCGAAAATCAACTCCAATGTGTATTTTCTTTGATTAAGCAAAATACCATATTGTGATCTCAAGACTTCTATGCCTAAGAAGTATCTCAGTTCACCAAGATCCTTGACCTTGAACTGCTGATGTAGAACTTCCTTGGCCTCATTAATCATGATACTATTGCTTCTAGTAATGAGCATGTCATCTATATATATGAGAATAATAACTATGTCACTCCCAGATCTTTTGGTGAACAAGGAATAATCAAAAACACTCTAATGAAAACCCGCATTGACTAATGCTTCTGTGAGCTTTAAGTTCCACTGCCTTGATGCTTGCTTAAGTCCATACAAGGACTTCAAATGCCTGCATACCTTTTTCTCCCCTGCTTTTGAAAGCCTTGTGGCGAGTCCATGTACACTTCTTCATACAGATCTCCCTGAAGAAATGCACTAAATACGTCAATTTGATAAAGTTTCCAATCTTTGGAGGCTGCAACAACTATGACAGATCTCACAATCacaattttggaaattggagaGAATGTCTCATGGTAGTCTAAACCTTCATGTTGATTGTATCCCTTTGCTACAAGTCTTGTCTTAAATCTTTCCATTTCTCCATTTGACTTATACTTGATCTTGTATACCCACTTAGATCCAATAGTAGACTTTCCAAGTTCTGTTATCCTCTAGAGCCTTCACCGCTTGCTGCATTATCTCATCCACCTTTTGTCTTTTACTGCCTCCTAGAAGGAATGTGGCTCTTTCAATACTAAAAAAGCATTCAAGTTATCTCTGTATTTCTGAGTTACAGTGTCATAAGATAGGTAGTTAGAGATGGAGTAGGCACACTAT
This DNA window, taken from Nicotiana tabacum cultivar K326 chromosome 15, ASM71507v2, whole genome shotgun sequence, encodes the following:
- the LOC107759549 gene encoding bidirectional sugar transporter NEC1-like, translated to MTLLSVQELAFLFGLLGNIVSFMVFLAPIPTFYKIYKKGSSDGFQAIPYVVAFFSAGLLLYYGYLIKNAILIVTINAFGCVIEVAYLFLFLFYASKKTKVTTVWLMLLDVGALGIVMLLSYLFAKGAKRVEIVGWICAIVNIAVFAAPLSIMRQVIKTKSVEFMPFTLSIFLTLCATMWFFYGYFKKDYYIAFPNVLGFVLGIVQMILYIVYKYAKSRPYKGEWELEGVDIGDFENKFVSSTKKPSLENGHQSNQENNRDMTSV
- the LOC107759548 gene encoding 6,7-dimethyl-8-ribityllumazine synthase, chloroplastic-like; amino-acid sequence: MATSALGQCNLLPRTKPTQLQSPRHPFSLSFHRQSLITSSSRALSIFTQPEGFGSVIDQKRCREEYQNRFQTCAVRELTGSVTSTQGHRFAIVVARFNDLITKKLLEGALRTFKSYNSEDVDVVWVPGCFEIGLAAQQLGKSRKYQGILCIGAVIRGDTSHYDAVVNATTSGVVSAGLNSGTPCIFGVLTCDTLEQAFDRAGGKWGNKGAEAALTAIEMASLFLEPLE